The genomic DNA CAGCCACGTCCGGGGGGCCGGTCTGCTGCTCGGCATCGTGCTCACCGAGCCCGTCGCCGCCCAGGTCCAGGCCGCCGCCCAGCAGGCCGGCTTCCTGGTCAACGCGGCCGTCGCCGACGCGGTCCGGCTGGTGCCGCCGCTGGTGCTCACGGAAGCGCAGGCGGACGCCTTCCTGGCGGCCCTGCCCGGCATCCTCCGCTCGGTCCGCGAGGCCGCCCCCGGCGCGACCGCCTGACCCCAGTCCGGGAGAATCGTCATATGACCGCACCTCACGCCGACCAGCCCGCCGCCGGTCCGACGCCGCAGGTCCCGCAGACCCGCACCGCGCGCCACCGGCGGATCGTGGACCTGTTGACCCGTCAACCCGTCCGTTCGCAGAGCCAGCTGGCCAAGCTGCTCGCCGACGACGGGCTGGTGGTCACCCAGGCCACGCTCTCCCGGGACCTGGACGAGCTGGGCGCGGTGAAGATCCGCAACCGGGACGGCGCGCTCATCTACGCCGTCCCGGCCGAGGGCGGCGACCGCACGCCGCGTGCACCGATGGGCGAGTCCGCCAGTGAGGCCCGGATGGCCCGGCTGGCGGGCGAGCTCATGGTCTCCGCCACGGCTTCCGGCAACCTCGTGGTGCTCCGCACCCCGCCGGGCGCGGCCCAGTTCCTGGCCTCCGCGATCGACGCGGCCGAGGTCTTCGAGGTCATCGGCACCATCGCCGGCGACGACACCGTGCTGCTGATCAGTCGCGACCCGGCCGGCGGCCAGGCGCTGGCCGACCACCTGATGCAGCTGGCCCAGGCCAAGGCCCAGTAGCGCTACCCCCGCCTTGCTTGTGGAAGTCATACGGGCTGGTGCATACTTATGCCGATCGCTGTATGGATACCAAGGGAGCTCCCGCGATGACTGCCGACCGGAACGCCGACGTCCGACTCTGGGGAGCGCGCTTCGCCGACGGCCCCTCCGAGGCGCTGGCCAAGCTCTCCGCCTCGGTCCACTTCGACTGGCGGCTTGCCCCGTACGACATCGCCGGCTCCAAGGCCCACGCCCGCGTCCTGCACAAGGCCGGCCTGCTCGGCGACGCCGAGCTCGACGGCATGCTGGCCGGCCTCGACCAGCTGCTCGCCGACGTCGAGGCGGGCAGCTTCGTCGGCACCGTCGCCGACGAGGACGTGCACACGGCGCTGGAGCGCGGCCTGCTGGAGCGGCTCGGCGCCGACCTCGGCGGCAAGCTCCGGGCCGGGCGCTCGCGCAACGACCAGATCGCCACGCTGTTCCGGATGTACCTGCGCGACCACGCCAGGACCATCGGCGGCCTGCTCCTCGACCTCCAGCACGCCCTGGTCGGCCTCGCCGAGGCGCACCCCGACACCGCGATGCCGGGCCGCACCCACCTCCAGCACGCCCAGCCGGTGCTCTTCGCCCACCACGTGCTCGCCCACGTCCAGGCCCTCGGCCGTGACGCCGAGCGGCTGCGCCAGTGGGACGCCCGCACCGCGGTCTCCCCGTACGGCTCCGGCGCGCTGGCCGGCTCCTCGCTCGGCCTGGACCCGCAGGCGGTCGCCGCGGACCTCGGGTTCGAGGGCGGCTCGGTCGGCAACTCGATCGACGGCACCGCCTCGCGCGACTTCGTGGCGGAGTTCGCCTTCGTCACCGCGATGATCGGCATCAACCTCTCGCGGATCGCGGAGGAGATCATCATCTGGAACACCAAGGAGTTCGGCTTCATCACGCTGCACGACGCCTTCTCCACCGGGTCGTCGATCATGCCGCAGAAGAAGAACCCCGACATCGCCGAGCTCGCCCGCGGCAAGTCCGGCCGCCTGATCGGCAACCTGACCGGCCTGCTCGCCACCCTGAAGGCACTGCCGCTGGCCTACAACCGCGACCTCCAGGAGGACAAGGAGCCGGTCTTCGACTCCTGCGACACGCTCGAGGTCCTGCTGCCCGCCTTCACCGGCATGGTCGCCACGCTCACCGTGCACCGCGAGCGGCTGGAGGAGCTGGCGCCGGCCGGCTTCTCGCTGGCCACCGACATCGCCGAGTGGCTGGTCAAGCAGGGCGTGCCGTTCCGCGTCGCGCACGAGGTCGCGGGCGCCTGCGTCAAGGTCTGCGAGGCCCAGGGGATCGAGCTGGCCGACCTCACTAACGAGCAGTTCGCATCGATCTCCGAGCACCTGACGCCCGAGGTCCGGTCGGTGCTGAGCGTCCACGGCGCGATCGCCTCGCGCAGCGGCCGCGGCGGCACCGCCCCGTCGGCGGTCGCCGTCCAGCTCGCCGAGATCAAGGCGGACCTGGCGGTCCAGGAGTCCTGGGTGAAGTGAGCAGCCCCGTCCGGGGCTCCCCGAGCCCCGGCGGCACTTCGCCGTAATACTGGAACGGTGAAGGCTGCGGACGCCCTCCGTGAGGGCTTTCGGGGGCAGGTGGTGGTGCCCGGCGACGCCGGGTACGACGCGGCGCGCGCGGTGTGGAACGGCGCGATCGACCGCCGGCCCGAGGTGATCGCCCGCTGCACCGGCACCGCCGACGTCCTGCGGGCCGTCACCGTGGCCCGCGAGCACGGCCTGCTCACCGCCGTCCGCGGCGGTGGCCACAACATCGCGGGCCTGGCGGTCTGCGACGGCGGCATGGTGATCGACCTGTCCGCGATGCGCGGGGTCCGGGTCGATCCGCAGCGCCGGATCGCCCGGGCGCAGCCGGGCACCACCTGGGGCGGCTTCGACCACGAGACGCAGGCCTTCCGGCTGGCCACGCCGGGCGGCCTGATGTCCTCCACCGGCATCGCGGGGTTCACTCTCGGCGGCGGCTTCGGCTGGCTGAGCCGCGCGTACGGGCTGGCCTGCGACAACCTGCTGGAAGCGGACGTGGTGACGGCGGAGGGCCGGGTGGTCACCGCGAGCGCGGCCACCCACCCCGACCTGTTCTGGGGTCTGCGCGGCGGCGGCGGCAACTTCGGTGTCGTCACCACCTTCACCTACCGCCTGCACCGGATCGGCCCGGCCGTGCTGTGCGGCGGGCTGTTCTTCCCGGCCGAGCACCTGGCCGCCACGGTCCGTGCGGTCCGCGACCTGATGGCGGACGCCCCGGACGAGCTGTTCGCCTCCTGCATCTTCGGCCGGGCGCCGGCCGCGCCCTTCCTGCCGGCCGGGTGGCACGGGCGGCCGGTCGTCCGGGTCGGGGTCTGCTGGGCGGGTCGCGCGGACCGCGGGCGCGAGGTGGTGGCGCCGCTGCGGGCGCTGCCGCACCTGGTGGCGGACGCCGTGCAGACCCGGCCGTACACCGTGTGGCAGCAGATGCTGGATCCCGGCTGGGGGCCGGGCGCGCACAACTACTGGAAGTCGGAGTACCTGTCGGTGCTCGACGACGCCGCGATCGACACGGTGGCCGCGCACTTCGCGACCGTCACCTCGCCGCTCTCCGACGTCAAACTCGCCTTCCTCGGCGGCGCGATCGCCCGGGTCGGTCCGGAGGACACCGCGTACACCCACCGCGCGGCGCCGTACCTGCTGAACATCAACAGCCGCTGGGAGTCGGGCGAGCCGGATCCGCACGTGGCGTGGACCCGGGCGTTCTGGAACGCGATGCGGCCGCACTCCTCGGGCGGGGTGTACGTGAACTTCCTCGGCCAGGAGGGGCCCGGCCGGGTCCTGGAGGCGTACGGCAGGGCGAAGTACGAACGGCTGACGGCGCTCAAGGACCGCTGGGACCCGGAGAACTTCTTCCGCGTCAACCAGAACATCCCGCCCAGCGTCTGACCGTTACCTCGGGCCGCGCCGGGCCGTCATACCGGGCGTGCTCCCCGTGACCGAGCTGCGGCCCGCGCTCACCGCCTTCCTCACCGTCCTCGCCACCGGCGCCGGCGTGGACGCCGACGACCTGGAACAGTCCGTCTGGCTACGTGCGATGGAACGCTCGCGGACCTCCGGCCTGCCGGTCGACGTCCGCAACTGGCTCCGCGGCCTCGCCGTCCGCGAGGCGCTGTCCGGCCGCGGGGGCGGCCCGGAGACCGCGGTGGCGCGGGTGACGCAGCGTCATCGCGGGCCGGAGGAGGAGCTGCTCCGGGCGGAGCGGAGCGAGTCCCTCCGGCGTGCGCTCGACCTGGTGCCGGGCCGGTGCCGGGAGCTGCTGGAGGAGCTCGCGGCCTCGCCGGACCTCACCTACCGGCAGCTGGCCGACCGGCTGGACCTGCCGCGCGGCTCGATCGGGCCGCTCCGCTCGCGCTGTCTGGGGCGGCTGCGGTCGCTGGTGGCGGCGGTGCGGGAGGAGTGACGCTCGCCACGTCGGGCGTCCGGAAGGTTGAGATCACCCGTATGGCGGGTAGAGCGGTGGCGAACGCCTCCCTTGACGGTCGCTCGACTGCCCGGATACTGAGCGTAAGCGCAGTGTCGGCTCCCGTGAGCGGTACCACCGTCGGGCGGGGCGTCGCTGCGCTTCTCCCGGACCGGGCAGATCCCCGTCCGGGCACACCTCGGACAGGGCGGGTGCGAGACCCTCACACGCGCGCCGGCCACGACGATGGGGAGGCCCCCGCACATGGGCATGAGTGTGATCATCTCGACGGCACGCCAGGACGAGGCGGAGCAGATCCTGAAGCTCCAGTACCTCGGTTACCAGGGCGAGGCCGAGCTGTACGCGGACTGGACGATCGACCCGCTGACGCAGACCCTGGAGAGCCTGCGCGAGGAGCTGGCGGAACGCCACGTCCTGGTCGCCAGGCTCGGCGACGAGGTCGTGGGCTCGGTCCGCGGCTGGGTGGACGAGGAGGGCGTGGGCCGGATCGGCCGCCTGGTGGTCCACCCCCGGATGCAGCGCCACGGCCTGGGCCGGCGGCTGCTGGCCGGGATCGAGGCGCAGCTGGCCGAGGCCGGCGCGGTGGGCGGCTTCGAGCTGTTCACCGGCCACCGCAGCCTGGCGAACCTGCGTCTGTACCAGCGTCAGGGCTACCGGCAGACCGGGGTCCGCGAGGTGTCCCGGCAGCTGTCGATCGTCACCATGGCCAAGCCCGTCGCGGCCTCCCTGGCGGCCTGAGAAGACCGTCGCGGCCCCCGCGGCGCCCGCCCCGTGACCGGGGGCGGGCGCCGTTCGCCTTGGTGCGCCCGTGTCGTGTCCACATATCGGACGTCGACTCCTGATAATTGGGACCGTGTCCATATGTCTGATTTACTTGCTGGCATGACTGCGACGACGAACTGCACCCCCACCGGCACCGTGCCGGCAGGTGAGCGCTGCATGTGTCGTCGAATGTGTCGCCGCTGAGCGCCCCTCCTCCCGCCCAGCCTTCTCCTCCTGTCGCCGCTGATGACTCGTTAGGGCCATGCCCGCGAGCATCCCCGCCGCCCACCGGCCACGATCGACACAGCGACAGGAACTGATTCCCTTTCACAGGCGCGGACCGCCGCGAGTCGTCCGCCCCCGAACAACGGAAGCAGCTGTGATCACCACCAAGGACCTGACGAAGGTCTACCGCTCCCGGGGCCGCGAGGTCACCGCCCTGCACGGCGTCGACCTGCACGTACGCGAGGGCGAGGTCTACGGGGTCGTCGGCACCAGCGGCGCCGGCAAGTCCACCCTGATCCGCTGCGTGAACCTGCTGGAGCGCCCCAGCTCCGGCAGCGTCACCGTGGACGGCGTCGAGCTGACCGCGCTGCCCGGCGGCGAGCGGGCCGGCCGCGAACTGCGCGAGGCCCGCCGGCGGATCGGCATGGTGTTCCAGCACTTCAACCTGCTGTCCTCGCGCACCGTCCAGCAGAACGTCGAACTCCCGCTGGAGATCATCGGCCTGGACCGCACCCAGCGCCGCCGCAAGGCCGCCGAACTGCTCGACCTGGTCGGCCTCGGCGACCGCGCCCGCAGCTACCCGAGCCAGCTCTCCGGCGGCCAGAAGCAGCGCGTCGGCATCGCCCGGGCGCTGGCCGGCGACCCCAAGGTGCTGCTCTCCGACGAGGCCACCAGCGCCCTCGACCCGGAGACCACCCGCTCCATCCTCAAGCTGCTGCGCGACCTCAACCAGCAGCTCGGCCTGACCGTCCTGCTGATCACCCACGAGATGGACGTGATCAAGTCGGTCTGCGACTCGGCGGCGCTGATGCGCGGCGGCCGGGTGGTGGAGTCCGGCGGCCTCACCGGGCTGCTCGCCGACCCGAACTCGCAGCTCGCCCGCGAGCTGTTCCCGCTCGGCGACTTCGGCAGCGGCCACCCCGGCCGGACCGTCCTGGAGATCACCTTCCAGGGCGACGCGCCCGCCCAGCCGTTCGTCTCCCAGCTCGCCCGCACCTACCAGATCGACATCAACATCCTCGGTGCCGCGGTGGAGACCATCGCCGGCCTGATGGTCGGCCGGATGCGCGTCGAACTGCCCGGCAGCCACCAGGACAACGTGGTGCCGATCGGCTACCTGCGCGAGCAGGGCCTGCAGGTGGACGTGCTGGACGTGAACGGAGCCGCGGCATGACCTGGGACCAGATGCAGGAACTGATGTGGCCCGCCACCTGGGAGACCCTGGGGATGGTCGGCCTCAGCTCGGTCATCACCATCGTGGTCGGCCTGCCGGTCGGACTGCTGCTCGTGCTCACCGACAGGGGCGGGCTGCTGCAGAACCTGGCGGTCAGCCGGGTGCTCGGCATGATCGTCAACATCGGCCGCTCGATCCCGTTCATCATCCTCGTGGTCGCGCTGATCCCGTTCACCCGCTGGGTCACCGGCACCACCCTCGGCTGGCAGGCCGCCAGCGTGCCGCTGGCCGTCGGCGCTATCCCGTTCTTCGCCCGGCTGGTGGAGACCTCCGTCCGCGAGGTCGACCCCGGCCTGGTCGAGGCGGTGCAGTCGATGGGCGGCTCCACCCCGACGATCGTCCGCAAGACCCTGCTGCCCGAGTCGCTGCCCTCGCTGATCGCCGCCGTCACCACCACGGTGATCGCGCTGATCGGCTACTCGGCGATCGCCGGCGCGGTCGGCGGCGGCGGCCTCGGATCCCTCGCCATCACCTACGGCTACCAGCGCTTCGAGACCGCCTTCATGTGGGTGATCGTCGCGGAGATCGTGGTCATCGTGACCGTCCTGCAGACCATCGGCGACCAGGCCGCCCGCAGGCTCTCCCACCGCGGCGACTACGCCAGCCCGCTCGCGTTCTTCCGCAGCGCCGCCGCCCGGCCCGCCGAGGCCGAAGAGGACACCCTGTCCGTCCACTGAACTTCCGCTCCCACCAGGAGCGGTCCGCAAGAAACCCGCAGAAAGGCACTTTTCGTGCGTAACGTTCTGAAGACCACCGTCGTCACCGCCACGGCCGCCGGCCTCGCCCTCACCCTCGCGGCGTGCGGCAGCGACAGCTCGACCGGCGGTGCCTCCGCCGACCCCAACAAGGCCCTCACGGTGGTCGCCAGCCCCACCCCGCACGCCCAGATCCTCCAGTACGTGAAGGACAACCTGGCGGCGTCGGCCGGGCTGAAGCTCGACATCAAGGTGGTCAACGACTACGTGACCCCCAACACCTCGGTCCAGGACGGCTCCGCGGACGCCAACTACTTCCAGCACGTGCCGTACCTGGAGGAGTTCAACAAGAAGAACGGCACCAACGTGGTCTCGGTGGAGACCGTCCACCTGGAGCCGCTCGGCCTCTACTCCAAGAAGGTCAAGGCCGTCACCGAGCTGGCCGACGGCGCCCAGGTCGCGCTGCCCAACGACGCCACCAACGAGGGCCGGGCGCTCAAGCTGCTCGCCGACAACAACGTCATCACCCTCAAGTCCGGCGCCGGCGTCACCGCCTCCGTCCAGGACATCGCCTCCAACCCGAAGAACCTCAAGTTCAAGGAGCTGGAGGCGGCCCAGCTGCCGCGCGCCCTGCCGGACGTGGACGCCGCCGTCATCAACGGCAACTACGCCCTGGAGGCCAACCTCAAGCCCGCCACCGACGCGCTGATCCTGGAGAAGGCCGAGGGCAACCCGTACGCCAACATCCTGGCCGTCAAGAAGGGCAACGAGAGCGACCCGCGGGTCAAGAAGCTCGCCGAGCTGCTCCACTCCGACCAGGTCAAGAAGTACATCCAGGACACCTTCCAGGGCTCCGTCATCCCGGCGTTCTGACACACCGTCGACCGACCCCCGGCGTGGCCGCGCCGGGGGTCGGTCGTGCAGTATGCAACTCCATGGGTACGGGGCGTACGGTGTGTCAACGACCCGGCGAGGAGATGACGGCATGGCAGCGAGCTTCCCCGAGACAGCCATCAGCACCGACCGGTTGCTGCTGCGCCCGCTTGCGGACGAGGACGTGCCCAGCCTGGTCGCGATGTTCGACGACGAGCCGGTCCGCACCTGGACCGACTATCCGCAGCCCTACACCGAGGCGCACGCCCGCGAGTTGGTCCGCCTGCTCGCCCCCGCCAGACGGGCCGACGGGCGCGGAATCGTTTTCGCCGTCACCGAGCACCTCACCCAGCGCGTCGTCGGCCTCGCCGAACTGCGCCGCACCGACTGGCGGCTGCGCGCCACCGAGGTCCGCTTCCTCACCGCCTCCTGGGCCCGCGGCGAGGGCTACGCCCCCGAGGCCGTGCTCGGCGTCGCCCAGTGGCTGTTCGAGGACCGCGACTTCCAGCGCCTCGAACTGCGCACCGCCGCCGGCAACGCCGCCGCCCAGCAGGTCGCCCAGAAGACCGGCGCGATCAGCGAGGGCGTGCTGCGCAACGCCGCCACCGTCCGCGGCGACTGGGGCGACGCCGCCGTGG from Kitasatospora terrestris includes the following:
- a CDS encoding arginine repressor; the encoded protein is MTAPHADQPAAGPTPQVPQTRTARHRRIVDLLTRQPVRSQSQLAKLLADDGLVVTQATLSRDLDELGAVKIRNRDGALIYAVPAEGGDRTPRAPMGESASEARMARLAGELMVSATASGNLVVLRTPPGAAQFLASAIDAAEVFEVIGTIAGDDTVLLISRDPAGGQALADHLMQLAQAKAQ
- the argH gene encoding argininosuccinate lyase; the protein is MTADRNADVRLWGARFADGPSEALAKLSASVHFDWRLAPYDIAGSKAHARVLHKAGLLGDAELDGMLAGLDQLLADVEAGSFVGTVADEDVHTALERGLLERLGADLGGKLRAGRSRNDQIATLFRMYLRDHARTIGGLLLDLQHALVGLAEAHPDTAMPGRTHLQHAQPVLFAHHVLAHVQALGRDAERLRQWDARTAVSPYGSGALAGSSLGLDPQAVAADLGFEGGSVGNSIDGTASRDFVAEFAFVTAMIGINLSRIAEEIIIWNTKEFGFITLHDAFSTGSSIMPQKKNPDIAELARGKSGRLIGNLTGLLATLKALPLAYNRDLQEDKEPVFDSCDTLEVLLPAFTGMVATLTVHRERLEELAPAGFSLATDIAEWLVKQGVPFRVAHEVAGACVKVCEAQGIELADLTNEQFASISEHLTPEVRSVLSVHGAIASRSGRGGTAPSAVAVQLAEIKADLAVQESWVK
- a CDS encoding FAD-binding oxidoreductase; translated protein: MKAADALREGFRGQVVVPGDAGYDAARAVWNGAIDRRPEVIARCTGTADVLRAVTVAREHGLLTAVRGGGHNIAGLAVCDGGMVIDLSAMRGVRVDPQRRIARAQPGTTWGGFDHETQAFRLATPGGLMSSTGIAGFTLGGGFGWLSRAYGLACDNLLEADVVTAEGRVVTASAATHPDLFWGLRGGGGNFGVVTTFTYRLHRIGPAVLCGGLFFPAEHLAATVRAVRDLMADAPDELFASCIFGRAPAAPFLPAGWHGRPVVRVGVCWAGRADRGREVVAPLRALPHLVADAVQTRPYTVWQQMLDPGWGPGAHNYWKSEYLSVLDDAAIDTVAAHFATVTSPLSDVKLAFLGGAIARVGPEDTAYTHRAAPYLLNINSRWESGEPDPHVAWTRAFWNAMRPHSSGGVYVNFLGQEGPGRVLEAYGRAKYERLTALKDRWDPENFFRVNQNIPPSV
- a CDS encoding sigma-70 family RNA polymerase sigma factor, whose product is MLPVTELRPALTAFLTVLATGAGVDADDLEQSVWLRAMERSRTSGLPVDVRNWLRGLAVREALSGRGGGPETAVARVTQRHRGPEEELLRAERSESLRRALDLVPGRCRELLEELAASPDLTYRQLADRLDLPRGSIGPLRSRCLGRLRSLVAAVREE
- a CDS encoding GNAT family N-acetyltransferase encodes the protein MGMSVIISTARQDEAEQILKLQYLGYQGEAELYADWTIDPLTQTLESLREELAERHVLVARLGDEVVGSVRGWVDEEGVGRIGRLVVHPRMQRHGLGRRLLAGIEAQLAEAGAVGGFELFTGHRSLANLRLYQRQGYRQTGVREVSRQLSIVTMAKPVAASLAA
- a CDS encoding methionine ABC transporter ATP-binding protein translates to MITTKDLTKVYRSRGREVTALHGVDLHVREGEVYGVVGTSGAGKSTLIRCVNLLERPSSGSVTVDGVELTALPGGERAGRELREARRRIGMVFQHFNLLSSRTVQQNVELPLEIIGLDRTQRRRKAAELLDLVGLGDRARSYPSQLSGGQKQRVGIARALAGDPKVLLSDEATSALDPETTRSILKLLRDLNQQLGLTVLLITHEMDVIKSVCDSAALMRGGRVVESGGLTGLLADPNSQLARELFPLGDFGSGHPGRTVLEITFQGDAPAQPFVSQLARTYQIDINILGAAVETIAGLMVGRMRVELPGSHQDNVVPIGYLREQGLQVDVLDVNGAAA
- a CDS encoding methionine ABC transporter permease; this encodes MTWDQMQELMWPATWETLGMVGLSSVITIVVGLPVGLLLVLTDRGGLLQNLAVSRVLGMIVNIGRSIPFIILVVALIPFTRWVTGTTLGWQAASVPLAVGAIPFFARLVETSVREVDPGLVEAVQSMGGSTPTIVRKTLLPESLPSLIAAVTTTVIALIGYSAIAGAVGGGGLGSLAITYGYQRFETAFMWVIVAEIVVIVTVLQTIGDQAARRLSHRGDYASPLAFFRSAAARPAEAEEDTLSVH
- a CDS encoding MetQ/NlpA family ABC transporter substrate-binding protein, coding for MRNVLKTTVVTATAAGLALTLAACGSDSSTGGASADPNKALTVVASPTPHAQILQYVKDNLAASAGLKLDIKVVNDYVTPNTSVQDGSADANYFQHVPYLEEFNKKNGTNVVSVETVHLEPLGLYSKKVKAVTELADGAQVALPNDATNEGRALKLLADNNVITLKSGAGVTASVQDIASNPKNLKFKELEAAQLPRALPDVDAAVINGNYALEANLKPATDALILEKAEGNPYANILAVKKGNESDPRVKKLAELLHSDQVKKYIQDTFQGSVIPAF
- a CDS encoding GNAT family N-acetyltransferase — its product is MAASFPETAISTDRLLLRPLADEDVPSLVAMFDDEPVRTWTDYPQPYTEAHARELVRLLAPARRADGRGIVFAVTEHLTQRVVGLAELRRTDWRLRATEVRFLTASWARGEGYAPEAVLGVAQWLFEDRDFQRLELRTAAGNAAAQQVAQKTGAISEGVLRNAATVRGDWGDAAVERTDLIVWSLLPEDLDPAGGSDRAERPYALRD